From Humisphaera borealis, the proteins below share one genomic window:
- a CDS encoding XRE family transcriptional regulator produces the protein MATTSKHSLGTRIRRARLRVVMTLDELARSAGISKAYLSLIETGRVTNPPSDEKLRRIEQALNFPANELVSQANLQRTPRDVRAVLQQLIRQRSGIENGPGRATDASPAAGSRSGPLNLDDAYLSGVLQELADRSTSNIESVSLGTAVASGAGMASSVSSPAVPVVNRVSAGYPSDFTDLSYPPRNADAYITAPGVNDPDAFAARVSGDSMSPKYTEGDIVIFSPAAAWKDGADCFVRFDDGQTTFKRVYTHRGDDGHESLRLEPRNARYPARTVPREQVEGVYRAVFCYRTVEEE, from the coding sequence ATGGCGACGACTTCCAAACATTCTCTGGGCACCAGAATCCGCCGGGCCCGGCTTCGAGTCGTCATGACGCTCGATGAGCTGGCACGATCCGCCGGGATCTCCAAGGCGTATCTGTCACTCATTGAGACCGGCCGCGTGACGAATCCGCCGAGTGACGAAAAGCTCAGGCGGATCGAGCAGGCGTTGAATTTTCCCGCTAACGAACTGGTGAGCCAGGCCAACCTGCAGCGCACGCCACGCGACGTGCGCGCGGTCCTGCAGCAACTCATCCGCCAGCGATCGGGCATCGAGAATGGGCCGGGCCGGGCGACCGATGCGTCGCCGGCCGCCGGCTCGCGATCCGGCCCGCTCAATCTGGACGACGCCTATCTCAGCGGCGTGCTCCAAGAGCTGGCCGACCGCTCGACGAGCAACATCGAATCCGTTTCGCTGGGGACGGCTGTCGCTTCGGGCGCGGGGATGGCGTCATCGGTTTCTTCGCCCGCCGTGCCGGTGGTTAATCGCGTGTCGGCCGGCTATCCGAGCGACTTCACCGACCTGTCCTATCCGCCACGCAACGCCGACGCCTACATCACCGCGCCCGGCGTGAACGACCCCGACGCCTTTGCCGCCCGCGTGTCCGGCGACAGCATGAGCCCCAAGTACACCGAGGGAGACATCGTGATCTTCTCCCCCGCGGCGGCATGGAAAGACGGCGCAGACTGTTTCGTTCGCTTCGACGACGGGCAGACCACGTTCAAGCGCGTCTACACCCACCGCGGCGACGACGGCCACGAATCTCTCCGACTCGAGCCGCGCAATGCCCGCTACCCTGCCCGCACCGTTCCGCGCGAACAGGTGGAAGGCGTTTACCGCGCCGTATTCTGCTATCGAACCGTGGAAGAGGAGTGA
- a CDS encoding 6-pyruvoyl trahydropterin synthase family protein, with translation MFRLSREVRFAINAQPDAQLSGRPSNAYGGFPSLTGLGHYFTLEVTLSGALDAASQYVRNIKDIDDAVRRLAIGRIERHIRERTFGGGAQVVVELFGILRDAWPGATLEQLKWGLSPFLHYAVRAEDFQPDRPEHSMVRLSQKFEFSASHRLHNPSLSDQANRDTFGKCNNPHGHGHNYEVQVTLAGEPDAGGVLVDVPVFERIVAEAAIDRFDHKNLNVELPEFEDVIPSVENIARAIYRLLKPRFSDSRGKLASVTVWETPKTSCEYSE, from the coding sequence ATGTTCCGCCTGAGCCGTGAAGTCCGATTCGCCATCAACGCCCAGCCCGACGCCCAGCTGTCCGGGCGGCCGAGCAACGCCTACGGCGGCTTCCCGAGCCTGACGGGCCTGGGGCACTACTTCACACTGGAAGTCACCCTCAGTGGCGCGCTTGATGCCGCCAGCCAGTACGTCCGCAACATCAAAGACATCGACGACGCCGTCCGCCGTCTGGCGATCGGGCGGATCGAGCGGCATATCCGCGAGCGGACGTTCGGCGGAGGAGCGCAGGTCGTTGTCGAGCTTTTCGGCATCCTGCGTGATGCCTGGCCCGGCGCGACTCTGGAGCAATTGAAATGGGGACTGTCCCCTTTTCTCCATTACGCCGTCCGGGCAGAGGATTTCCAACCGGATCGACCGGAGCATTCCATGGTTCGTCTGAGCCAGAAGTTCGAGTTTTCCGCCTCGCACCGCCTGCATAATCCGTCGCTCAGCGACCAGGCCAACCGCGACACCTTCGGCAAGTGTAACAATCCCCATGGCCATGGGCACAACTACGAAGTGCAGGTGACGCTTGCTGGCGAGCCTGATGCCGGTGGCGTGCTGGTGGACGTTCCCGTGTTCGAGCGGATCGTTGCCGAGGCCGCGATCGATCGTTTCGACCACAAGAATCTCAACGTCGAGCTGCCCGAGTTCGAGGATGTCATCCCCAGCGTGGAGAACATCGCCCGGGCGATCTATCGATTGCTGAAGCCGCGGTTTTCGGATTCGCGCGGGAAGCTTGCGAGCGTGACGGTATGGGAAACGCCCAAGACGTCGTGTGAGTATTCAGAGTGA
- the tmk gene encoding dTMP kinase, whose translation MESLRGKFIVFDGTEGCGKSTQAALLRSRLATEGFPEDDVLLVRDPGATRIGEMIRQILLDPQNNEMGMRCEMLLYMAARAQMMHQTILPALAAGKLVLSDRFVSSTLAYQLGGDGLTAAEIRAVAGIAIKDRWPDLTVILDMPADASMRRVKPKALSVTLFGEVPEIVDKDRIERRPMEYHEQVRRNYLSQVDADPSRYRVINGAREKDIVHEDVWRGVRSK comes from the coding sequence ATGGAGTCACTGCGCGGAAAGTTCATCGTCTTCGACGGCACCGAAGGGTGCGGCAAAAGCACCCAGGCGGCGTTGCTGCGAAGCCGGCTTGCAACCGAAGGCTTCCCGGAGGATGACGTCCTGCTGGTGCGCGACCCGGGCGCGACCCGAATCGGCGAGATGATCCGCCAGATCCTGCTCGACCCCCAGAACAACGAAATGGGCATGCGGTGCGAAATGCTGCTCTACATGGCGGCTCGGGCACAGATGATGCACCAGACGATTCTCCCCGCCCTCGCCGCCGGCAAGCTCGTGCTGTCCGACCGCTTCGTCAGCAGCACGCTGGCATATCAGCTCGGCGGCGACGGGTTGACGGCGGCCGAGATCCGCGCCGTCGCCGGGATTGCGATCAAAGACCGCTGGCCGGACCTAACGGTCATCCTCGACATGCCCGCCGACGCCAGCATGCGGCGGGTCAAGCCCAAGGCGCTGTCGGTCACGCTGTTCGGCGAGGTGCCCGAGATCGTCGACAAAGACCGCATCGAACGTCGCCCGATGGAGTACCACGAGCAGGTCCGCCGAAACTACCTGTCTCAGGTGGACGCCGACCCATCACGGTACCGCGTCATCAATGGCGCGAGAGAGAAAGACATTGTGCATGAGGATGTGTGGCGGGGAGTGCGATCGAAATGA
- a CDS encoding DNA polymerase III subunit, with protein sequence MSTFSHIFGQSEAIHWLTRSYAADRLPHGLIFAGPAGVGKATTARAMGKLFLCQAVTGIEACGNCESCHLIDAGNHPDYHVVTKELIRFHDKTGKSKGISLSIDVVRPELIEPAGRKAVMGRGKVFVVEQADLMTAQAQNSLLKTLEEPAGRTLIMLLTDQPDALLQTIRSRSQMVRFAALDQAISAKELVRRGVDANLARKAASYANGSLGVSLKWIEDGVIEKADELSAMINTLFTGRPPDDLPAWLKASSDAYAKKQVERDPLGSEDQARREGIGLYLHLAGEVCRRRMAQVADGDTINEDALEQACAVVDALQRAETFLDANVNVSLVFQQLAVTLDRAARV encoded by the coding sequence ATGAGCACTTTCTCTCACATCTTCGGCCAGTCGGAAGCGATCCACTGGCTCACCCGCAGCTACGCCGCCGACCGGCTGCCGCACGGTCTCATCTTCGCCGGCCCGGCCGGCGTGGGTAAGGCAACCACCGCGCGTGCGATGGGCAAGCTGTTCCTGTGCCAGGCCGTCACCGGAATCGAAGCCTGCGGCAACTGCGAAAGCTGCCACCTGATCGACGCCGGCAACCATCCCGACTACCACGTCGTCACCAAGGAACTCATCCGCTTTCACGACAAGACAGGCAAGAGCAAGGGCATCAGCCTGTCGATCGACGTCGTTCGTCCGGAGCTGATCGAACCCGCCGGGCGGAAGGCCGTCATGGGGCGGGGCAAGGTGTTCGTTGTTGAGCAGGCCGATCTGATGACGGCGCAGGCGCAGAACTCGTTGCTCAAGACGCTCGAAGAGCCCGCCGGGCGCACGCTGATCATGCTGCTGACCGACCAGCCCGATGCCCTGCTCCAGACCATCCGCAGCCGCAGCCAGATGGTGCGTTTCGCGGCACTCGACCAGGCAATTTCTGCGAAGGAACTGGTCCGCCGGGGGGTCGATGCCAATCTCGCCCGCAAAGCCGCCAGCTACGCCAACGGCTCGCTTGGCGTCTCGCTGAAGTGGATCGAAGACGGCGTGATCGAGAAGGCCGACGAGCTGTCGGCGATGATCAACACGCTCTTCACCGGTCGCCCGCCCGATGATCTCCCCGCGTGGCTGAAGGCGTCATCCGATGCCTACGCCAAGAAGCAGGTGGAGCGTGATCCGCTCGGCAGCGAAGACCAGGCCCGCCGCGAAGGCATCGGCTTGTACCTGCACCTGGCCGGCGAAGTCTGCCGCCGGCGGATGGCACAGGTCGCCGACGGCGACACCATCAACGAAGACGCGCTCGAACAGGCCTGTGCAGTCGTCGACGCGCTGCAACGGGCCGAGACGTTCCTGGACGCGAACGTCAACGTGTCGCTCGTCTTCCAGCAACTCGCGGTGACGCTCGACCGCGCGGCGCGCGTTTGA
- a CDS encoding class I SAM-dependent methyltransferase — translation MPDTPDAPDPKSRFSDRVDAYVKHRPTYPPVVLDFLRDTGFLRDAMTVADIGSGTGISSALFVRGGYQVIGVEPNAAMRSAAEQMLAGERNFTSVAGSAEATTLADASVDLVVAGQAFHWFDRKAFAAECRRILRPGPAGTPGGVSLFWNSRKLTGSPFAEQYEALLNTFGTDYARVRHDAITDTEIADFYAPQSVRTARFPLSQKFDYAGLEGRLLSSSYTPPAGDLRRTDVLAALREIFDRCQVDGHVLMEYWTEVHVGRL, via the coding sequence ATGCCTGATACGCCCGATGCGCCCGACCCCAAGTCCCGCTTCAGCGACCGCGTCGACGCGTACGTCAAACACCGCCCGACCTATCCGCCGGTCGTCCTCGACTTCTTACGCGATACAGGCTTTCTGCGCGACGCCATGACCGTCGCCGACATCGGGTCGGGGACGGGAATCTCATCGGCGCTGTTCGTTCGCGGCGGGTATCAGGTCATCGGGGTCGAGCCCAACGCCGCCATGCGATCCGCGGCCGAGCAGATGCTGGCCGGCGAACGGAACTTCACCAGCGTCGCCGGCTCGGCCGAGGCGACCACGCTCGCCGACGCATCGGTCGATCTCGTCGTCGCCGGCCAGGCGTTCCACTGGTTCGACCGCAAGGCGTTCGCCGCCGAGTGCCGGCGGATCCTCCGGCCTGGCCCAGCCGGCACGCCCGGCGGGGTGTCGCTCTTCTGGAACTCGCGCAAACTCACCGGCTCGCCCTTCGCCGAGCAATACGAAGCCCTGCTCAACACCTTCGGCACCGACTACGCCCGCGTTCGGCACGACGCGATCACCGACACCGAGATCGCCGACTTCTACGCACCGCAATCGGTGCGGACCGCCCGGTTCCCCTTATCGCAGAAGTTTGACTACGCCGGCCTCGAAGGCCGACTGCTCAGCAGCTCCTACACCCCTCCCGCCGGCGACCTGAGACGCACCGATGTCTTGGCTGCACTCAGGGAGATTTTTGATCGGTGCCAGGTCGATGGCCATGTCCTCATGGAGTATTGGACCGAAGTGCATGTGGGCCGGCTGTGA